A stretch of the Nakaseomyces glabratus chromosome L, complete sequence genome encodes the following:
- a CDS encoding uncharacterized protein (CAGL0L04818g~Ortholog(s) have cytoplasm localization) has translation MSPDYTKLLVARYLEENGFTNTLSAFLDETDLSLVDLNNVALSGERMKLTELVKDRIKFDEQLLLKKERNRADNEFPLTKWNYRNTFKCEELEQSKSLPVTAKLVLLPTKELYLLISKANKTTTVMKFSSDCKWESNNIIQHDNICKEIGYFEGTNCCYFISIDGKLVTYDILNTTMLQTFPLNTRMVSHAKIIPSNIKGRWYLSYCGLDSKLRVAEIILKQDDTFDLNILNQVQLLSKCTAIEATLHPETGDPVIFVSRFEYSSILVFCMTQANTILHLSNIALNDAQFMSHSFHGLDMTINENASNPKKSQIVVATSHTPFMRLIVINLGDIWKEIPSMLSEETFTSYNSIILNMLTNIPQDSYSQPILEWSDREKGLIVGSNDGLYAVDLSKNDSWQLSTYFANRRIKLLTSDHRGLLVVGTADKALFSCSFVKMS, from the coding sequence ATGTCGCCGGACTACACCAAATTACTAGTAGCAAGATACCTGGAGGAGAATGGATTCACCAATACGCTTAGTGCTTTCCTTGATGAGACAGACTTATCTCTGGTAGACTTGAACAATGTAGCATTGAGTGGTGAACGGATGAAGTTGACAGAATTGGTGAAGGATAGAATCAAGTTCGATGAGCAATTGCTATTGAAGAAGGAGCGTAATCGTGCCGATAATGAGTTCCCTCTTACAAAATGGAATTATAGGAACACCTTTAAATGTGAAGAGTTGGAGCAATCAAAGTCTTTGCCCGTCACAGCAAAACTTGTCTTGCTACCAACGAAGGAACTTTACTTGCTTATATCAAAGGCCAACAAGACAACTACAGTAATGAAGTTCAGCTCTGACTGTAAATGGGAATCCAATAACATCATACAGCATGATAACATCTGCAAAGAAATTGGATATTTTGAAGGTACTAATTGCTGCTACTTTATTAGCATAGATGGGAAACTGGTAACATATGATATTCTGAACACGACAATGTTGCAGACCTTCCCACTCAATACAAGAATGGTATCACATGCTAAAATAATACCGTCAAACATTAAGGGCAGATGGTATCTTTCATATTGTGGATTAGACTCTAAATTGAGAGTTGCAGAAATCATACTCAAACAGGATGATACTTTTGACTTAAATATTCTGAACCAGGTCCAATTACTATCCAAGTGTACCGCAATAGAAGCCACATTACATCCAGAGACTGGTGACCCAGTAATATTTGTATCTAGGTTTGAATACTCATCCATTTTAGTATTTTGCATGACACAGGCCAATACAATATTACATTTAAGTAACATAGCACTCAATGATGCACAGTTCATGTCCCATTCATTCCATGGACTTGACATGACTATCAATGAAAATGCTTCAAACCCCAAAAAGAGCCAGATTGTAGTGGCAACATCACACACACCTTTTATGAGACTAATAGTAATCAACTTGGGGGATATTTGGAAGGAAATACCTTCGATGCTTTCTGAAGAAACATTCACCTCATACAATAGTATCATTTTAAATATGCTGACCAATATTCCGCAAGATTCATACTCTCAACCCATTCTTGAATGGTCTGATAGAGAAAAGGGTTTAATAGTAGGATCAAATGATGGATTATACGCAGTTGATTTGAGCAAAAATGACAGCTGGCAATTGTCTACTTATTTTGCTAACCGCCGTATAAAGCTTCTGACTAGTGATCATAGGGGCCTTTTAGTGGTCGGCACTGCAGATAAAGCACTATTTTCGTGCAGTTTTGTAAAAATGAGTTGA
- a CDS encoding uncharacterized protein (CAGL0L04832g~Protein of unknown function) yields the protein MKQTHDDTQCLAYSGEDNRTIAMLLSLAFGRVPGGDFTAHLLYIVSPPRGGSPRRATKRLRHKR from the coding sequence ATGAAACAGACCCACGACGACACCCAGTGCCTTGCTTACTCAGGTGAGGATAACCGTACCATTGCCATGCTACTGTCACTGGCGTTTGGAAGGGTACCAGGTGGGGATTTCACTGCCCACCTACTGTACATTGTGTCACCCCCAAGGGGAGGTTCTCCCCGACGCGCAACAAAACGCCTCCGCCACAAAAGATAA
- a CDS encoding uncharacterized protein (CAGL0L04836g~Protein of unknown function), whose product MGIEGSQGSGQRKELACPANASLPGSSLLTIPSTLGPYHKPVLHGMGTEVSHCKALRFFRSEVG is encoded by the coding sequence ATGGGAATAGAAGGATCACAAGGTTCAGGCCAGAGAAAGGAACTGGCCTGCCCAGCCAATGCCTCTCTACCAGGAAGTTCACTACTGACTATCCCAAGCACACTGGGCCCCTACCACAAGCCAGTGCTGCATGGGATGGGGACAGAGGTATCGCACTGTAAGGCCCTTCGCTTCTTTCGTTCAGAAGTTGGATAG
- the RPS23A gene encoding 40S ribosomal protein uS12 (CAGL0L04840g~Ortholog(s) have structural constituent of ribosome activity and role in maturation of SSU-rRNA from tricistronic rRNA transcript (SSU-rRNA, 5.8S rRNA, LSU-rRNA), regulation of translational fidelity), with the protein MGKGKPRGLNSARKLRVHRRNNRWAENNYKKRLLGTAFKSSPFGGSSHAKGIVLEKLGIESKQPNSAIRKCVRVQLIKNGKKVTAFVPNDGCLNFVDENDEVLLAGFGRKGKAKGDIPGVRFKVVKVSGVSLLALWKEKKEKPRS; encoded by the exons ATGGGTAAGGGTAAGCCAAGAGGTTTGAACTCTGCAAGAAAGTTACGTGTCCACAGAAGAAACAA CCGTTGGGCCGAAAACAACTATAAGAAGAGACTTTTGGGTACTGCCTTCAAGTCCTCTCCATTCGGTGGTTCTTCCCACGCTAAGGGTATTGTTTTGGAAAAGCTAGGTATTGAATCCAAGCAACCAAACTCCGCCATTAGAAAGTGTGTCAGAGtccaattgatcaagaacGGTAAGAAGGTTACCGCTTTCGTTCCAAACGATGGTTGTTTGAACTTTGTTGACGAAAACGACGAAGTCTTGTTGGCTGGTTTCGGTAGAAAGGGTAAGGCTAAGGGTGATATTCCAGGTGTTAGATTCAAGGTCGTCAAGGTCTCTGGTGTCTCCTTGTTGGCTTTGTggaaggagaagaaggaaaagcCAAGATCCTAA
- the NUP57 gene encoding FG-nucleoporin NUP57 (CAGL0L04862g~Ortholog(s) have nucleocytoplasmic transporter activity, structural constituent of nuclear pore activity and role in NLS-bearing protein import into nucleus, nuclear pore organization, protein localization to nuclear inner membrane), translating into MFQMNRSNTGGFGTQNTGSTSLFGQNNTNQATSALSFGAQNNQQAQGNTGGLFGTQQNNQQQQPGGGLFGQNQNQNQNQNQNQQPGGGLFGQNQTQNQNQQQAGGLFGQNNQSGTSGGLFGSSSSQPQQGSTGLFGNKPAGSTTGGLFGQSQTQQTQPGQTGGLFGNSNTQTGATNTTGSLFGSKPAASGGLFGNQGASNTAPAASGGLFGSAPTAASNTGGGLFGNNQQPGASTSTGGGLFGSKPAGTTTSGGLFGAKPTGTSTGGLFGNTATQPQTSGGLFGNNNQQNTFSGGSLSQPSFGLSNTATQGTLGQQSLVQPQNQQPQLAAQQLQSQQLSRYPQLIQEQILKCKESWDSNSYKTSLRSFVYNKVNETDAILYTKPTNVSQEEWDKAIENKPSSDLIPIQVFGFEGLNNRNQIQVENVAQARVILNQILDKTKQLQQSHSFETSARIMKVQARNAQIEKRILKLGTQLAILKNRRLPLTISEEKMWGQFQELLKSSNDPAGLGKTNELWARLAVLRERAKTISEQLDSKLVIIGENGGQTGKPSASGDNNRVSDEVYDRIDKIAEILKNQQSGIAYLNDVLEKDNKALDSVVELK; encoded by the coding sequence ATGTTTCAGATGAACAGAAGTAATACCGGTGGATTTGGGACACAAAACACCGGATCCACATCACTTTTTGGTCAAAATAACACAAACCAAGCTACTAGCGCATTATCGTTTGGCGCACAGAATAACCAACAGGCACAGGGAAATACTGGTGGTCTTTTTGGAACCCAACAGAACAatcagcaacaacaaccagGCGGTGGATTGTTTGGccaaaaccaaaaccaaaaccaaaaccaaaaccaaaatcaaCAGCCTGGTGGTGGTTTATTCGGTCAAAATCAGACtcaaaaccaaaaccaaCAGCAAGCAGGAGGATTATTTGGCCAGAATAACCAGTCAGGTACAAGTGGCGGACTATTTGGAAGCTCATCATCCCAACCTCAACAAGGGTCTACTGGCCTCTTTGGTAACAAACCAGCTGGTAGTACCACTGGAGGACTATTTGGTCAATCACAGACACAACAAACACAACCTGGCCAGACAGGCGGTCTTTTTGGAAACAGTAACACCCAAACTGGTGCCACAAATACTACTGGCAGTTTGTTTGGTTCAAAGCCTGCTGCAAGTGGTGGCTTATTTGGTAATCAAGGAGCGAGTAATACAGCCCCTGCAGCTTCAGGTGGACTCTTTGGGAGTGCACCAACTGCGGCTTCAAACACTGGAGGTGGCCTTTTTGGAAATAATCAACAACCTGGTGCTTCTACATCTACTGGAGGAGGCCTTTTTGGATCAAAGCCTGCTGGTACTACAACATCCGGGGGGCTTTTTGGAGCAAAACCAACGGGCACATCCACTGGTGGCCTCTTTGGAAACACTGCAACCCAACCACAAACTTCTGGGGGCCTCTTTGGAAACAATAACCAACAAAACACATTTAGCGGTGGATCTTTGTCACAACCATCTTTTGGGCTATCAAATACAGCAACACAAGGTACGCTTGGGCAACAGTCATTGGTTCAACCCCAAAACCAACAGCCTCAATTGGCCGCACAACAATTACAATCCCAACAGCTCTCTCGTTATCCACAACTAATACAAGAGCAGATTTTAAAGTGTAAAGAATCATGGGATTCCAACTCTTATAAAACTAGCCTCAGATCTTTTGTTTACAATAAGGTGAATGAGACTGATGCGATCCTTTATACCAAACCAACTAATGTATCTCAGGAAGAATGGGACAAGGCGATTGAGAACAAACCAAGTTCAGACTTGATTCCTATCCAAGTATTTGGATTTGAAGGCTTGAACAATAGAAATCAAATACAGGTCGAAAATGTTGCACAAGCTCGGGTAATACTGAATCAAATTCTTGATAAAACCAAACAACTGCAACAGAGCCATAGCTTTGAAACCTCGGCTAGAATAATGAAAGTACAGGCGCGGAATGCTCAGATagagaaaagaatattgaaattagGAACCCAATTGGCTATACTAAAGAACAGAAGGTTACCATTAACTATTTCGGAAGAGAAAATGTGGGGTCAATTCCAGGAATTACTGAAATCTAGTAACGACCCTGCCGGACTTGGTAAGACCAATGAACTATGGGCAAGACTAGCTGTCTTGAGAGAACGTGCTAAGACAATCTCGGAGCAACTAGATAGCAAGTTGGTAATAATAGGTGAGAACGGCGGTCAAACAGGAAAGCCAAGCGCATCAGGCGATAATAATAGAGTGTCAGACGAAGTTTACGATAGAATTGACAAGATTGCCGAGATATTAAAGAACCAACAATCAGGTATTGCATACCTGAATGATGTACTCGAGAAAGATAACAAAGCACTTGATTCTGTCGTAGAGCTAAAGTAA
- the COG2 gene encoding Golgi transport complex subunit COG2 (CAGL0L04884g~Ortholog(s) have role in ER to Golgi vesicle-mediated transport, autophagy of peroxisome, macroautophagy, protein localization by the Cvt pathway, retrograde transport, vesicle recycling within Golgi) produces MGLDINDAETLRKDELELPTVTEVSRDLFAEETEGIQDVKLNRDSTIVPFDVDHFLIKNNFQYISLDMLTRQLKDLSDEMMTVLLDRVAANYDSYLNFCKVYQGGNNNDTLFELQKILPDLDSFMNQLRILTEKEMPRTQETVQDTLDYLEKLEEIKALLNNHITISEDMTVLKQLSKSLHTLCDTEPLEEELCIAVTQKLFRLFQKIHTLLETLSELDSQSLHHIRNDFLGISQEFQISLKLLTDITLQHTTDYPKLASLLTDIFHQIKI; encoded by the coding sequence ATGGGTCTGGATATAAACGATGCCGAGACTTTACGCAAAGATGAATTGGAATTACCAACTGTGACTGAAGTTTCACGGGACTTGTTTGCCGAGGAGACTGAAGGTATTCAGGATGTAAAGCTTAATCGAGATAGCACAATAGTCCCCTTCGATGTTGATCATTTCCttataaagaataatttCCAATATATTTCATTGGACATGCTGACAAGGCAGCTGAAGGACCTGTCTGACGAAATGATGACTGTTTTACTAGACCGTGTCGCTGCGAATTATGACTCCTATCTCAATTTTTGCAAAGTATACCAAGGCGGAAATAACAATGACACATTGTTTGAGCTACAAAAGATTCTTCCCGACCTGGATAGTTTTATGAACCAGCTAAGGATTCTAACTGAGAAAGAGATGCCGAGAACCCAAGAGACTGTACAAGATACTCTCGATTACCTCGAGAAACTTGAGGAAATAAAAGCGTTGCTTAATAATCACATAACAATTTCCGAGGATATGACCGTTCTAAAACAACTAAGTAAATCTCTTCATACATTATGTGACACAGAACCACTAGAGGAAGAGTTATGCATTGCGGTAACGCAAAAACTATTTAGATTGTTCCAGAAGATTCACACATTGCTAGAGACACTTTCAGAACTAGACTCACAGTCTCTCCATCACATAAGGAACGACTTCCTAGGCATATCACAAGAGTTTCAAATATCCTTGAAACTGTTAACGGATATCACATTGCAACACACTACGGATTACCCTAAACTGGCGTCATTATTGACTGACATATTTCACCAAATAAAGATATAA